A region of Selenomonadales bacterium 4137-cl DNA encodes the following proteins:
- a CDS encoding head-tail connector protein, producing the protein MATALSLEDVKLYLRVDSDDEDALLQDLMDGAIGYMQRMTGKVYDPADGVWKMAVKYLCSHWYENRDSAAAGRDARVDHTIDALISHISLCKDYADLPPVSP; encoded by the coding sequence ATGGCTACGGCTCTCTCGCTTGAAGACGTGAAGCTCTACCTTCGGGTCGACAGCGACGACGAAGACGCACTGCTCCAGGACCTTATGGACGGTGCAATCGGTTATATGCAGCGCATGACCGGCAAGGTCTACGACCCGGCGGACGGCGTGTGGAAGATGGCGGTCAAGTACCTCTGTTCGCATTGGTATGAAAACCGGGACAGCGCGGCTGCCGGCCGCGACGCCAGGGTGGACCACACCATCGACGCACTCATTAGCCATATTTCCCTTTGCAAGGATTACGCGGACCTTCCGCCGGTGTCGCCATGA
- a CDS encoding DUF3168 domain-containing protein: MIIMRRIPMTALQTGLFNLLSAGQTTPVYDDVPEDAVFPYITIGAFTCKRVADKTSDIWDASIQIHIWSEYNGKAEINAVANDIATVVSSAAIEAPGFFVISQDVDFFEAFAEDEFGYHGVLTLVVTIQNTGG; the protein is encoded by the coding sequence ATGATCATAATGCGGCGCATACCCATGACAGCCCTGCAGACAGGGCTGTTTAATTTATTGTCTGCCGGCCAGACGACGCCGGTTTATGACGATGTCCCGGAAGACGCCGTTTTCCCCTATATAACGATCGGCGCCTTTACCTGCAAGCGGGTCGCCGACAAAACGTCGGATATCTGGGACGCATCTATCCAGATCCATATCTGGTCGGAGTATAACGGCAAGGCGGAGATCAACGCAGTTGCCAACGACATCGCCACGGTGGTTTCGTCGGCCGCGATCGAGGCGCCCGGCTTTTTTGTCATCAGCCAAGACGTGGACTTTTTCGAGGCGTTTGCCGAGGACGAGTTCGGGTATCACGGCGTTCTCACCCTCGTCGTCACCATTCAAAACACAGGAGGCTGA
- a CDS encoding NlpC/P60 family protein, producing the protein MRRVVDLVGKPFQEGGKGPDGYDCWGLAVEVFRRHGILVPDYRLTCETVTSGVTSKSDQWARCVGEVPAPALIVFTTVGIADHVGVYLGAGKFIHAHRSAGVAITGVDHIFWKRRIEGYYAPGWLT; encoded by the coding sequence ATGCGTCGAGTAGTTGACCTGGTTGGCAAGCCTTTCCAGGAGGGAGGGAAAGGCCCTGACGGCTATGATTGCTGGGGCTTGGCCGTCGAGGTTTTCCGCCGGCACGGCATCCTGGTGCCGGATTACCGGCTGACCTGCGAAACCGTCACCAGCGGGGTTACGAGCAAGAGCGACCAATGGGCGCGGTGCGTCGGCGAAGTGCCGGCGCCGGCGCTCATTGTGTTTACGACGGTGGGGATCGCCGACCATGTCGGCGTCTATCTGGGCGCCGGCAAATTCATCCACGCCCACAGATCGGCGGGCGTGGCAATAACCGGGGTCGACCACATCTTCTGGAAACGGCGCATTGAGGGCTATTACGCGCCGGGCTGGCTAACATGA
- a CDS encoding phage head closure protein produces the protein MIAGRMSWRITLLRPVKTPDGMGGAKSSYQAAGKVWAEFRNPNAKELTAAGTVISDLVRLVSIRRRRDIRRGWRVQHDGRSFDVLHTYDIDRETTMLVCREVVT, from the coding sequence ATGATCGCCGGCCGGATGAGCTGGCGGATCACCCTACTGCGGCCGGTTAAAACCCCCGACGGCATGGGCGGCGCAAAGTCCAGCTATCAGGCCGCCGGCAAGGTCTGGGCGGAATTCCGGAATCCGAACGCAAAGGAACTGACGGCCGCCGGCACGGTGATCAGCGACCTGGTCCGGCTGGTATCCATCCGGCGCCGCAGAGATATCCGTCGCGGCTGGCGGGTGCAGCACGACGGCCGGAGCTTCGACGTGCTGCACACCTACGACATCGACCGCGAAACAACAATGCTCGTATGCCGGGAGGTGGTGACTTAG
- a CDS encoding phage tail tube protein → MAVNLPSNPSPAQATVGKDYLLYINTGTAAVPVWTLIGGQRAGTLTRKGDTIDASDKTTGGWKASLVGLLSWAISLDGLVLLQDAGLTALETAFNAGQQVNIQFVYPDGKFRTGWGSISELTIDNQYNQAATLKGTIDGVGPLSDLTDPEA, encoded by the coding sequence ATGGCCGTTAATCTTCCCAGCAATCCGTCGCCGGCCCAGGCCACGGTCGGCAAAGATTATTTGCTCTACATCAACACCGGGACCGCTGCTGTTCCGGTCTGGACATTAATCGGCGGCCAGCGGGCGGGCACCCTGACCCGCAAGGGCGACACCATCGACGCCAGCGACAAAACCACCGGCGGCTGGAAGGCTTCGCTGGTCGGGCTGCTCAGTTGGGCGATCTCCCTGGACGGGCTGGTGCTTCTCCAGGACGCGGGCCTCACCGCCCTGGAAACCGCGTTCAACGCCGGCCAGCAGGTCAACATCCAGTTCGTCTATCCGGACGGCAAATTCCGCACCGGCTGGGGTTCCATTTCCGAATTGACCATCGACAACCAATACAACCAGGCCGCCACGCTGAAAGGCACCATCGACGGCGTCGGCCCGCTCTCCGATCTCACCGATCCCGAAGCCTAA